Below is a window of Streptomyces sp. NBC_01429 DNA.
CGTCCTTGACGCGCTCGCGCGGCACCTCGCGGCACATCCGGCCGATGACGACGGCGAGTTCGGCCTCGTAGCTGACGTCGTTCGAGAACGTCGGGTACTCGATCGCGTCGCCGGAGCCGATCACCGCGGTGGTGGGCTTGAGGAAGGAGAACGGCGCGGGCGGGACCTCGTTGCCCAGCTCCGCCGCGTGTTCCCGGTAGTTACGGGCGTAACCCACGACCTTGTTGGGCAGTACGGGCGGAAGCAGCCGTACCTTGCTCAGCGGGACTTTGGTCCCGGAGAGCTCGAAGTCGGAGTACGGGACGCCCTTGATGATGTCGAGGACGAGGCCGGCGGAGTCGCCGCTGCCTTCGCCCTCGACCGCGCCGAAGGCGACATTGCCGTCGATGGAGAATCTGGCGATGCGCACGGGATGCTGTCGCCCCTCACTTGCTCGCTGGTCTGGAGACTGACGCTCCAGGCTAGCGCGCGGCCGGGGACCGCCTCGCGGTCCGCTCGCGTCCGCCCCCGCCGTCGAGGGCGAAGCGCTGAACGCGGACCGCCGGGCCCGCGTAAGAGTGCGCGAGGGGCATGACCCGTGGAACCCGGGGGAAGCCTACTGAGCGGTGGGGGCGACCATGAGCGTCGTACGGCGAGGGTTGGCGGTGCGGTTCGGCACGGTGGCGGGGTGCTCCGGGTACTCCGTGGGGACGAGGTCCTCGGCGTCCTCCAGGTGCGCCAGCGTGGTGCGGCGGGGGTTCGCGGTGGCACGGAACATCATCGTCGTCTTCATCTGTGGTGTCAGACCCTGTCGGAGTACGGGCG
It encodes the following:
- a CDS encoding fumarylacetoacetate hydrolase family protein translates to MRIARFSIDGNVAFGAVEGEGSGDSAGLVLDIIKGVPYSDFELSGTKVPLSKVRLLPPVLPNKVVGYARNYREHAAELGNEVPPAPFSFLKPTTAVIGSGDAIEYPTFSNDVSYEAELAVVIGRMCREVPRERVKDVIFGYTCANDVTARDTQKTEKQWARAKGFDTSCPLGPWVETELDPSDVTIQCTVNGEQRQLGRTSEMVNSVEDLIVNISEAMTLLPGDVILTGTPAGVGPLSVGDEIAVTIEGIGTLTNRVIKRG